Genomic segment of Anaerobacillus alkaliphilus:
ATTATGATCTCTATAAGGCCGAGAATATTTTTGTGAATATTGAAAGAAGTACAGGTGAAATTGTCTCAATTTTACCACATGAGAAAAACCTTGAGGCAAAGACTGCTAGAGGAATTGGTGTCGGGGATACTCTTTCTGATGTCATAACTGCCTATGGGGAAAACTACTATGAATATACGGACAGGTCTCAAGGAAGTTACAAAATTGGATACATTGATCATGACAGGAATATCTCGCTAACATTCTATGTATTTTTAGAAAAGGTAACTGCAATGACGCTAAGATATGCCTTTGAGCAATTGGTTTGGTACCAAAATTAAAGGATGGTTGAAATGAAAAAATTAACGAAAGTAACTGCGTATATTACTCGTAAAATGGAAGGGAAATTCCAGTTGTTGACGATGTTGGAAGAGGGCGTCGAGTCTTACGGCCTACAAGTTCCTGGTGGAACAGTAGAGGAAGGCGAAACGTTAGAAGATTGTTTGCTAAGAGAGATTGAAGAAGAAGCACAGCTTCAACAGTTAGAAATAAAATCGTATCTAGGTGAATGCTCGTACTTTTTGGAAGCCAAACAAGCCTACATCACTCGTCACTATTTTCATCTTACCATTGAAGAATGTTTAGATAGGTTTACTGTAGTGGTTCGTAGTCAGGACGAGGATAATGGTTGGATTTATCATTATCGTTGGACCGATCTACAAACGGATCATCCCCCGACACTTGGGGGGCATTTAGGAGGATGTTTACCAAAGTTGCTTGTTACTTTGGAGGAAAATGGTAAAATAAACATGTAAACGTAAAATAGTCCTCTAGGGAAATACTTAGCAAAGGTGTGACAGTAATGAGACTTTACATATCGGATTTAGACGGCACACTAGCCAATTCTGAAAAGGCGATCAGTTCAAGATCGCAACAAGTACTAAACGAACTTATTGATCAGGATATTCAATTTACGATTGCAACAGCTCGGTCCTATGCATCATTAAAGGATATTATTGAGCCACTCAAATTAAAGTTACCTCTAATTCTTTTTAACGGGGCTTTAATCTATGATCCTATCAAGAATAAAACAATTCTTTCTAATTTTTTATCGCGGGAGACTGCAAAGGAAATTATCCAATCTTACGAGGCTCATGGAGTTACACCAATTGTCTATATCATCAATGGAGATGGAGAAGATAAGGTCTTGTATAAAGGGGTTTTTAACAAGGGTGAAGACGATTACATGGGTGATCGGATAAAAAATCATGATGATAGGTTTATTCAAGTTGATAATTTTTATGATTATTTAGATGAGCAGATTGTCAGTATCAATGGCATTAATACTAATCTAACACTTGCGCCTGTGTATGAGAAACTAAAGCAAAACAAAGAGATTATCTGTCATTATGCTGAGGACATTTATTCGAAATATTATTGGCTAGAAATATTAGATAAAAATTGTACAAAAGGGCAGGCGGTTAAATATTTGAAAGAGTACTTGAATGCTAGCACGTTAGTGTGCTTCGGCGATCAGTTAAATGATCGGACGATGTTTGAGTGTGCCTGTGAAAGATATGCTGTTGCAAACGCTCATAGTGACATTAAATCACTCGCAACAGATATCCTCTTAAGTAACAATGAAGATGGTGTAGCTGAGTTTCTTTATGAGAGATATCGGAAGGTGAATTTGTGAAAAAATTGATCTTAGGAATTGTCATTTTTTTCATGCTTGTAAGTGGAATTATAGGACTCAGGTTCGGAAGTGCATTGTTCCAAGAAGAAAACACAACGGAGATATTGGCAGCTATTTTTAAACTAGAGTCCACGGATCATCCCTACAAACAAGTCTCTGTAAACTCAGAGTCGATCATGTTTGTGTCAAAAAATAACAATGGTAGCCAAGTAATCAAAGAGTTTATGGAAGTACGCGGCTGGGTTTTTCAAGAACAAATGGGTTCAGGTTACTTTTTTGAAAAAGATGAAGTTACTGTCGTTGTAGAAACAAGGTTGTTTACAGGGAATTACTTCCTTTGGAAGGTGCCAAGAGAATTTTAAACTAGAGTAGTAAATGTAGCGGTCACCAGAGCCGCTATTTTACTTAAAATCGGGTGATTTTCATTTTCGCGGACACCAGGGACGTTATTTGCCTGAAAACTATTATTTTATTAAGATTTTGCCCAAATAAGGTCCCCTGTGTCCGCGAAACTTCAAAATTTGCCTTTTTAACAAAATTAACGTCCTCTGTGTCCGGTTACTATATTTTGCAACAATTACTAGGAAAATTCCAGCTCATATCATGTTATGATGAGGCAAGACATTTTTAGTAGAGGGAGTTAGAAGAATGTTAACACAAACGACAGTCGGGCAAGCTGCAGAGTATTTTCAACTTCTTTCTTTAGAAGCTAGTTGTGATCAGCAAGAGTTCTGGGATTATTTAATTCTACACCACGATGAAAAAGCTTACGAGTTTCAGGAATTAGTTTCGACTGTTTCAAAGGAAAATCAACGGATCGTTTATCCAACGAAAAATCAGGATCTACAGTTTAGTCTTGATGTAGCTAAAATGTTAGCAGACTTTTATTTACACTATTGTACATGGGTTTCGGAGGCTTCGTATCACCCAAAACGAATTTTAGATATAGGCTGTGATAACGGAATTTTAACATGCTTCTATGCTTTTTTATATCCGGAGGCAGAAGTGGTTGGTATCGATAAAACGAAGGATGGAATTCGGATTGCTAGCGAATTAGCGACAAGACTAGGTTTGACAAATATTACGTTTCAGCAAATGGATTATCGTAACATTCGTCGATTATATCCTAGTGATTCCTTTGACATGATTACCTCAGTGCGAGTTTTTCATGAAATCATAGGTACTCTTCCAGTGCCATTATACTGGTCACTCGAGGAGTTTTTGAGAACATCTCCCTTGAGTTCAGATTATCGCTATCTAGAGATCATTGAAGAATTGTTAACCGAGGACGGAGTCTATCTATCAACAGAACGTTTAGAAAGTCCAGCAGCTTTAGGTCTATGGTCTAATATGCTAGAGGCGGTTGACCTTTCGATTGATTGGGAGAGTTCAAGCTTCATAGAATTTCATGAAACAGGCGTTCGCCAGAAAGCCCCTATTGTTGTAGCGACGCAGTCAAACAGGGGTAAACCCACAATGGAAGGCATAACGCAGCTCTATTTGAGAAATGTTGAAAATAAAGCTATTGGCTCCTTTTCAAGTGTCGCTGCAGAGCTTATGTTTCATCAGCAAGAACCAAAGCAATTCCAAACGGGACGGTTACTAAAATTCCATGATCACTGGTACCAAATTCGTTATGAAATATGGTCTACAGATACCGCTATCCTTGTGTATGGGTGTGGAAATATGGGGTATCGGAAACTAGAGATTCTGCCTCTAGCAGAAACTGAAAAAGCTTATTTGATAGTAGAGGAACTTTTCGGCCAATATTCAGAACAAGCAGCCGTAGGTTCATATACATCTCTAGAAGAGCGCGAGGAGTTAAGTGACTAAAATTTACAGCTACCTGCATAACGTAGGTAGTTTATTTTTGTTTTAGGGAAAAGCTCAGAAGGAGCATGGAAGAGTTTTTGATTTAGCTATCGACTTGTATAGATAACTATTTCACTCTATGCATAAAAAAAGAATTTATCAACAATCTAACATTAAAGTTAATCCAAAAATTGAATTCTTTAGAGGTTGAGAACAGTGGTAATAGAAACAACAAAATTGGTGGTGTTATTTCTTTTAGTCTTTACTGTCATGCGTCTTCTTGGTAAAACTTTACTGTCGCAATGGACAGCATACGATCTAGTCACTATTATATTTTTGTCTTATGCAGCCTTAGGCGCGGTAAAGATTAACAGCTTCTTCCATGCGGTGATTTGCATTATTAGCATAGGAACTTTGTATGTCATCATATCTAGATTAAGTTTGTTCCAAGCTTTAACGAATATTATTATTGGTGAACCCACCATTTTGATCAAGCATGGCACCATTATCCAAAAAAACCTAAAGAAAATTCGCTATTCTTTGGCTGAACTGCTTTCCATGATTCGCACTTTTGGTTATCCAGATATTAAGGATATCGAGTACGCTATTCTAGAACCAAATGGAAAAATTAGTGTAATTCCTATAAAGGAGTTACAACCGTTAACGGTTCAACATTGTCAAATCAACGTTGAATACACAGGACTGCCCTTGTCACTTATTATTGAGGGGAAAATTCAAAAAGGAAATTTGACCATAATTAACAAGGACGAAGCCTGGTTGGAAAAGCATATTGTTGAAAAGGGTTTTAAAGACATTAAGGAAATATATTATGCGTATATAAAGGATAATGAGGACTCGTTTACAATTCTTAATTATCAATAAATAGTTGAAATGGAGAAACGTCAAATGGATTACCAATTATTTAAAGCCATTAACCGACTAGCTGGTCGTAACTCAATGCTTGATAAATATATGATCGCAGTTTCAAAAAAGTATTATTTTTTATTGATTATTGTCTTAATTTACATATCATTGACAGGTTATATCGACAGAAAAGTTGTGAAGAAAGCTTTGGTGTCTTATTGCCTTTCAATATCAATAGCTTATGTATTGAATCAGTTTTTTTATAAACCACGACCATTTTTAGAACATCAGGTTAACTTACTCATTCCAGCAAAGAAAACGTCTTCTTTTCCAAGTAAGCACACGTTGTTTTTATTCGTGGTATCTTCTACACTTTTCTTCCATGACCGTATTGTAGGTTCATATCTATGGGGATTATCTGTACTAACTGGTATTTCTAGAGTGTGGCTTGGACATCACTATCCTTTTGACATTCTTGGTAGTGCAATCATTGGTAGTATGACGAGTAGTGTTGTAGAGAGATTAGAAAACGCTAAATTTTCTCTGAAATAAAAATTATCAAAAAAATATTTTCGTGTAATACCAACGATGTAAGCGGTGCCTAAAAAATATTCTTAAAAAACATTGTTGACATAGAGTGAATTTCTCTTTAATATGAGCTTATTCCAAAAATTAAATATAACTCTTATCAAGAGCGATTGAGGGACCAGGCCCGTTGAAATCCGGCAACCACCAGTAATTGGAAAGGTGCTACTTCCTGCAGAATGTGTTCATTCTGAAAGATAAGCTAATCTTATTAGGCCTCTTTCGGATGAAAGGGGCCTTTCTTAATTCGCTTTTGAAGGAAGTATAATGGCTCGGAGGGATGTTATGTTCTTAATCTTGACTAATCAGATAAGCTTACTAACATTTAAGGTTATAATCGCTCATGAGTAAGGAAGATTTAAGAGGTGTTTTATGAAACAGTTTCAACAATCAAAGACGTTGGGGAGCCTTCCAAAGCAGTTTTTTGCAAAGTTGGTTCAGAAGGTGGAGAAGGTAAAACAAGACCATGATGATGTGATTAATCTAGGTCAAGGAAATCCAGATCAACCGACACCTTTGCATATTGTTAAGGCACTTCAAGAGGCAGCCGCCAATCCTCTGTATCATAAGTATTCACCATTTCGTGGGTATGGCTTTCTCAAAGAAGCGGTCGCTACATATTACCAACGGGAGTATGATGTAGTTCTTGATCCCCACACAGAAGTGGCTGTGATGTTTGGTACGAAAACAGGATTGGTCGAAATCAGTCAATGCTTGTTAAACCAGGGAGATATCGCGTTAGTCCCAGATCCGGGTTATCCAGATTACTGGTCGGGTGTTGTCATGGCTGGTGGTGAAATGTCGTTTATGCCACTTTTGGAAGAAAACAAGTATTTGCCAGATTTTACGAAGATTACTGAAGAGACATTTGAGAAGGCCAAATTAATGTTTCTGAACTACCCCAATAATCCAACGGGTGCAGTTGCTACGAAAGAATTGTTTGAAGAAGCAATTATGCTTGGAGAAAAACATGACATTTGTATTGTTCATGACTTTGCTTACGGAGCGATTGGTTTTGATGAACAGAAACCATTGAGCTTTATGCAAGTGCCTGGAGCTAAAAATGTTGGTGTTGAGATGATGACTCTATCGAAAACCTATAATATGGCGGGCTGGCGAGTAGGGTTTGCAGTAGGGAACCCAAGTGTGATTGAGGCATTGAATTTAATTCAAGATCACTATTATTGTAGTGTGTTTGGTGGCATACAAGAAGCAGCTGCTACGGCATTACTAGAGTCGCAATCATGTGTGGATGAACTTGTTTCCCAATACGAGAGTCGTAGAAATGTCTTTATTGAAGCGCTCAGTGAAATTGGTTGGAAGGTTGAAGCACCTAAAGGTTCCTTCTTTGCTTGGTTACCTATACCACCAACGTATAGCTCAGAACAATTTGCTGATTTATTACTTGAAAAAGCTAGAGTGGTTGTTGCCCCTGGGAATGGCTTCGGACAATTTGGTGAGGGGTATGTGCGGGTTGGACTTTTGAGTGATGAAGATCAATTAAGAGAAGCTGCCCGTCGCATTGGTGAGTTAGAAATTGAATGGGGGAATGTATGATGCAAGCCATTCAAGTTCAAGCAGGCCCAAGTGTTTATCAGTGTGAAGAGGATGTTCTCTTAAGTCTAGAAGAAAAACTTCTTAAATATGGCTTTCGGAACGTTCTGGTTATCCACGGGGAAAAATCGTGGAAAGCAGTAGAACCTTATTTTCCAGCTTTCAAGGAGCTAGTAGCAACTTTTGTTCCCTACTCAGGTCATTGTTCAGAAAATGAGATTGACAGAGTTGCCGAACATCAGGCGGATGTCATAGTGGGAATTGGTGGAGGAACGGTGTTAGATCTTACGAAGGCTGTTGCTAATAAGATCGGCAAAGATGCTGTTCTCATACCAACACTTGCAGCAACTTGTGCGGCATGGACACCGCTAAGTGTAATCTACGACGATCAAGACCGTTTTGTCAGATTTGAAGTGTTTCCAAGGGCCAACTTGCTAGTTTTGATTGAACCTAGGGTACTTTTAACTTCTCCTCCTGAATACTTGAGGGCTGGGATTGCTGATACCTTAGCAAAGTGGTATGAAGCAAGAGCTCTTACGGAGCAATTGGAAACAAAGCGAGTGTCAATTGAATTAGCAGTGAATACCGCCAAGTTATGTAAGGATGTCCTTCTCGAACACGGTGCCGCAGCCATCGAGGCCTTAAATAAAGGTGTCAGCAATCATTCTTTTATCCAGGTGATTGAAACCAATATCCTGGCAGGTGGCTTAGTAGGAAGCTTGGGAGATCGTTATGGTCGAATTGCAGCCGCTCACTCGGTTCACAATGCGTTAACACAGTTTGAGGAAACCCATCATCTTTTACATGGTGAAAAGGTCGCATATGGCATACTTGTTCAATTAGCCCTTGAAAAAAGGGTGGATGAACTCGTCGAGTTACAACCTTATTATCATGAACTACAATTACCTTATCTTTTTACACACTTAAAACTTGATTTCGAGAGTCTTGAAACCAAGCAAAAAATTGCTGAATGGACATTAAAAAAAGGTGAATCCATTCATATGATGGGACAATATTTTACCGAAGAAGACATTATTTTAGCGTTAGAAACTGTAGAGGAAACTCTAAAAAAACTATTAAAAGGGAGATATTCAACATGAAAAAATTATTATTATCAGTAGTAGCATCTTTATCATTATTCGCTATGGCAGCTTGCGGTAGCTCTGACACAGCAGGCAAACCACTTTCTGAAAATCAATTAAAAATTGGGGTAACTGCTGGACCGCATGAGCAAATCATGGAAAAAGTAAAAGAAGTAGCAGCTGAAAAAGGTCTAGAAATTCAAATTGAAGTATTCACTGAGTATGTAATGCCAAATGTGGCACTTGCAGAAGGTGACCTTGATGTAAACAGCTTCCAACACAAACCATACTTAGACAACTTTAAGTCAGAGCGTAATCTTGATCTAATCGAAGTTGCAACAAACGTAAACTTCCCAATGGGAATTTACTCAATTGGCCTTGGAAATGTATCTGAGTTACAAGCAGGTGACAAAGTGGGTCTACCAAACGATCCGACAAACGGAGCGAGAGCATTAATCCTTTTTGAAGCTGCAGGATTAATTACGCTTAAAGAAGGCATTGGAGTAAAAGCAACAGTTAACGATATTGTGGAAAATCCATTAAACTTAAATTTCATTGAGTTAGAAGCGTCACAATTACCTCGTCAATTAGATGAATTAGCTGCAGCTGCAATTAACACAAACTTTGCAGTAGAACACGGTTTTGTACCAACTAGAGACTCTATTTTTATCGAGCCTAATGACTCTCCTTGGGTAAACGTAATTGCTGTTCGTACAGAAAATAAAGACGATGCTGTCATTAAGAAATTAATCGAAGCTTACCACTCAGAAGAAGTAAAGCAATTTATTATCGACACATTTGAAGGTTCAGTAGTACCTTCTTGGTAAAAAGTAAATAACCAATGGAAGGCTGACGCTACCAAGCCAG
This window contains:
- a CDS encoding NUDIX domain-containing protein — its product is MKKLTKVTAYITRKMEGKFQLLTMLEEGVESYGLQVPGGTVEEGETLEDCLLREIEEEAQLQQLEIKSYLGECSYFLEAKQAYITRHYFHLTIEECLDRFTVVVRSQDEDNGWIYHYRWTDLQTDHPPTLGGHLGGCLPKLLVTLEENGKINM
- a CDS encoding HAD family hydrolase; amino-acid sequence: MRLYISDLDGTLANSEKAISSRSQQVLNELIDQDIQFTIATARSYASLKDIIEPLKLKLPLILFNGALIYDPIKNKTILSNFLSRETAKEIIQSYEAHGVTPIVYIINGDGEDKVLYKGVFNKGEDDYMGDRIKNHDDRFIQVDNFYDYLDEQIVSINGINTNLTLAPVYEKLKQNKEIICHYAEDIYSKYYWLEILDKNCTKGQAVKYLKEYLNASTLVCFGDQLNDRTMFECACERYAVANAHSDIKSLATDILLSNNEDGVAEFLYERYRKVNL
- a CDS encoding class I SAM-dependent methyltransferase, with protein sequence MLTQTTVGQAAEYFQLLSLEASCDQQEFWDYLILHHDEKAYEFQELVSTVSKENQRIVYPTKNQDLQFSLDVAKMLADFYLHYCTWVSEASYHPKRILDIGCDNGILTCFYAFLYPEAEVVGIDKTKDGIRIASELATRLGLTNITFQQMDYRNIRRLYPSDSFDMITSVRVFHEIIGTLPVPLYWSLEEFLRTSPLSSDYRYLEIIEELLTEDGVYLSTERLESPAALGLWSNMLEAVDLSIDWESSSFIEFHETGVRQKAPIVVATQSNRGKPTMEGITQLYLRNVENKAIGSFSSVAAELMFHQQEPKQFQTGRLLKFHDHWYQIRYEIWSTDTAILVYGCGNMGYRKLEILPLAETEKAYLIVEELFGQYSEQAAVGSYTSLEEREELSD
- a CDS encoding DUF421 domain-containing protein, with translation MVIETTKLVVLFLLVFTVMRLLGKTLLSQWTAYDLVTIIFLSYAALGAVKINSFFHAVICIISIGTLYVIISRLSLFQALTNIIIGEPTILIKHGTIIQKNLKKIRYSLAELLSMIRTFGYPDIKDIEYAILEPNGKISVIPIKELQPLTVQHCQINVEYTGLPLSLIIEGKIQKGNLTIINKDEAWLEKHIVEKGFKDIKEIYYAYIKDNEDSFTILNYQ
- a CDS encoding undecaprenyl-diphosphatase, encoding MDYQLFKAINRLAGRNSMLDKYMIAVSKKYYFLLIIVLIYISLTGYIDRKVVKKALVSYCLSISIAYVLNQFFYKPRPFLEHQVNLLIPAKKTSSFPSKHTLFLFVVSSTLFFHDRIVGSYLWGLSVLTGISRVWLGHHYPFDILGSAIIGSMTSSVVERLENAKFSLK
- a CDS encoding pyridoxal phosphate-dependent aminotransferase; amino-acid sequence: MKQFQQSKTLGSLPKQFFAKLVQKVEKVKQDHDDVINLGQGNPDQPTPLHIVKALQEAAANPLYHKYSPFRGYGFLKEAVATYYQREYDVVLDPHTEVAVMFGTKTGLVEISQCLLNQGDIALVPDPGYPDYWSGVVMAGGEMSFMPLLEENKYLPDFTKITEETFEKAKLMFLNYPNNPTGAVATKELFEEAIMLGEKHDICIVHDFAYGAIGFDEQKPLSFMQVPGAKNVGVEMMTLSKTYNMAGWRVGFAVGNPSVIEALNLIQDHYYCSVFGGIQEAAATALLESQSCVDELVSQYESRRNVFIEALSEIGWKVEAPKGSFFAWLPIPPTYSSEQFADLLLEKARVVVAPGNGFGQFGEGYVRVGLLSDEDQLREAARRIGELEIEWGNV
- a CDS encoding iron-containing alcohol dehydrogenase family protein, whose protein sequence is MMQAIQVQAGPSVYQCEEDVLLSLEEKLLKYGFRNVLVIHGEKSWKAVEPYFPAFKELVATFVPYSGHCSENEIDRVAEHQADVIVGIGGGTVLDLTKAVANKIGKDAVLIPTLAATCAAWTPLSVIYDDQDRFVRFEVFPRANLLVLIEPRVLLTSPPEYLRAGIADTLAKWYEARALTEQLETKRVSIELAVNTAKLCKDVLLEHGAAAIEALNKGVSNHSFIQVIETNILAGGLVGSLGDRYGRIAAAHSVHNALTQFEETHHLLHGEKVAYGILVQLALEKRVDELVELQPYYHELQLPYLFTHLKLDFESLETKQKIAEWTLKKGESIHMMGQYFTEEDIILALETVEETLKKLLKGRYST
- a CDS encoding MetQ/NlpA family ABC transporter substrate-binding protein; this encodes MKKLLLSVVASLSLFAMAACGSSDTAGKPLSENQLKIGVTAGPHEQIMEKVKEVAAEKGLEIQIEVFTEYVMPNVALAEGDLDVNSFQHKPYLDNFKSERNLDLIEVATNVNFPMGIYSIGLGNVSELQAGDKVGLPNDPTNGARALILFEAAGLITLKEGIGVKATVNDIVENPLNLNFIELEASQLPRQLDELAAAAINTNFAVEHGFVPTRDSIFIEPNDSPWVNVIAVRTENKDDAVIKKLIEAYHSEEVKQFIIDTFEGSVVPSW